The following is a genomic window from Chryseobacterium ginsenosidimutans.
AGAAGTCTATAACTAATATTATCTACTTCTGAAATGATACAATTCGGACATTTTTAGAATTTGACTTTAATGATCAAAATGAGAGAATAATCTTTGAATCTTATGACACAAGTCGTAAATTGTGAGCCTTAAAAGAATGTGGTATGAAAAATATCTTTAAAATAGGTTTAATTGGTTTGGTTTTCGCATTAGTAAATTGCAAATCAGTAAATTATAGCAAAATGTTTTATGATGGAGTAAAACCGGAGAAAATTTCGGATCAATTTAGTTTTGCGGAGGGACCGTCTTCGGATAAAGAAGGAAATGTTTATTTTACCGATCAGCCAAATGATAAAATCTATTATTGGGACTGGAAAACAAATAAAATTGTTGAATTTCTCGATAAAACAGGGCGTGCCAACGGAACTCATTTCGACAAAGATGATAATCTGATTACCTGTTCAGATGACAAAGGTGAAATCTGGAAAATTTCTAAAGACAAAAAAATTCAGGTTTTATTGAAAAATTTCGAAGGAAAAAGACTGAACGGTCCGAATGATGTCTGGAATGATGAATTTGGCGGAATGTATTTTACCGATCCTTTATATGAGAGAGATTATTGGGTGAATTTTAAACAGGAAATTTCTCATAAAAGTCTATATTATCGAAATAAAAACGGAAAAATTGATAAATTAGAAACTTTCACTCAGCCCAATGGAATCGTAGGAAGCGAGAAGTTTAAAAAGCTATATGTTTCGGATATTGATGCCGGCAAAACTTATGTCTATGATATTTTGGGTGAAGGTAAATTATCTGAAAAAAGGCTTTTCTGTGAAATGGGATCGGATGGAATGACATTAGACAAGGACGGAAACCTTTACTTAACAGGGAAAGGAGTGCATATTTTCAACCGTGACGGAAAGAAAATGTATCAGATTCCGATTGATGAAGATTGGACTTCTAATGTAACGTTCGGAGGGGAAAATAACGAAACTTTATTCATCACCGCTTCAAAATCGGTTTATATTTTACCGACAAAGGTGAAAGGAGTGAGATAATTTTTAGGTTGAGATTAAGGCTAAGATTAACAAAACGTTTCTCTTGACCTTAATCTCAACCTTAATTTTAATAGGCAATTTCCATTTTGACTTTCTTGCCTTTCAATTTTTCATTGCTCAATTTATTCAACAAAGCATTGACTTTCTTTCTTGAAACTGCAACATAAGAAGTAGTATCTTTTACTTCGATCAAACCAAGTTCTTCTTTTTGAAGTTCACCTTTCTTAATCAAATATCCTACAATATCCACTTTATTCACCTTATCTTTTTTCCCTGCACTGATGTAGATGGTCTGGAAATACGGCTTTTCAGGAATTGTATTGAAACCTTCAACACTTTCTTCCGGAGTATCGTTTTTAATGAATGGGAAATTTTCTTCCGCAGTCATAATGAGATAAGCAAAACCTTTTGCATTCATTCTCGCTGTACGACCGTTTCTGTGAATAAAAGCATCTTCTTTATAAGGTAATTGATAATGAACAATAGATTCAACTTCCGGAACGTCTAAACCTCTTGAAGCAAGATCAGTTGTAATTAAAATTCTTGCAGAATCGTTTTTGAATTTCAGCAAAGCACGTTCTCTTTCGTCCTGTTCCATTCCGCCATGAAAGGTTTCTCTATCGATCCCTTTTTCACGTAAAAGCTCAGAAATTCTGTCGACTGCTTCTCTGTGATTACAGAAAATAAGCGTTCTTTTGTTCCCGATTTTACAGATCAGACTAAATAAAGTATCCAATTTTTCTTCAGAAATCGTCATTACTTTTTTTAACTGAATATCCGGTTTTGCTTCACCTAATTTTAAAAAATCAACAATTTTTTCATTTTTCAATCCCGTAAACTCCGGAATTTCATCCATTGCTGTTGCAGAGGTAAGAATTCTTTGCGAAAGATTTTTTAAAGAATTAGAAATGAATTCCATATCTTTATGAAAACCCAGTTCCAAGGCTTTATCAAATTCATCCAATACCAACGTTTGAATCGTTTTCGGATCGAAATTATTATTTCTTAAATGGTAAACAATTCTTCCCGGCGTTCCGATTAAAACTGACGGAGCTTGAATTAAATTATTAACCTCAATCTTTTTATCGTGACCGCCATAACAAACGGAAACTTTAAAATCTGTTCCCATCGATTTGAAAACCTGCTCAATCTGCAATGCCAATTCTCTTGAAGGGATTAAGATCAAAGTCTGAATTCCAGGTGTATTCTTCTTAAGATTTCTCAAAACAGGAAACAAAAAAGCAAGCGTTTTTCCTGAACCGGTAGGAGAGAGCAAAACAACATCTTGGTTGTTTGCGGTAGTTTTATATGTAGATTTCTGCATCTGATTCATATCCTGAATCTGCAGTTTTTGATATATTGATTCTAATTCCATTTTGCAAAGGTAGTAATTTTAGGTTGCAGGTGATAGATGATAAGTTTTAGAATTAGTATTGAATTTTAATTCTTTTATTATATCCAATTTTAATAAGTATGATAATTTGTAAATTTGATGAATGAAAATCTATAAAGACTTCGCTTCTTACAATCTGGGAATTGGTTTGTCAAAACCTTTGGATAATGATATAGATGTTGGTTATTACGATCCGCCGAAAATAATTGTAGACTGTGAAGCGGTGGTCGTGGATTTTTACAGAATTTCGATTAAAATAAAATACAAGAGAAAGTCTACACCAGATATTGAGCCAGTTTCTGCCGTGTTTTTCAATACGCCAGATTTAGTAATCGAGCCTGGCTGGGACGCTGAACCCACTTACACGGGAATGTATCTGCAGCTTTCCAAAAAAATCATTGAAGAAAACAGGTTTTTGTTCAAAACATATTTGGATTACGGACAGCACGAAGCATTGTATTTAACTGATGATGAGGTGGAAGAAGTGAGCGCCATTTTCAGATTGATGATGAAATATTACGAAAACGAAAAACGAAATTTCAGTGTTTTGATTTCATATGTAAATGTTCTGGTATCGTTGGTAGAAGCATTTTACAAAAGACAATTTTCTACCGATCCGAAACAGTATAATCATATTATTACCGATTTTCAGCAAAGTTTGATTGACTATTATAATCAACCTGTAAAACAGCTTCCTAATGTGCAATATTTTGCAGATAAATTGGGTCTTACTGCTAATTATCTGGGTGACATTGTAAAACATTTTACACAAAAGTCGGCTTTGGAAAACATCCACGATTTTGTGATAAAAAGAGCCAAAGAATTATTAATAGAGAATCAAAAAATGAACACGACCGAAATAGCTTATGAGCTTGGTTTTGAATATCCGAATTACTTTTCAAAATTCTTCAAAAAGCAGGTCAATCTTACACCAAAAGAATTCCGATTGCAATCGATGAACAGAAATTAATATAGTAAAAACGCATCCACAAGAGGCGTTTTTTTGTAATCAGTAATTTGTTTCTTTTTTTGTGGTAATCTGTTTCTGTGGGTTTCTTTTCCGGGGAATACCTTTGTTTAAGAATTTAACATCACAAAATGGAAGACAATAAAAATAGAGACAACAGCGAAAATTCACGTAGAAAATTTCTTCAGCAAAGTGTAATTGCCGGAGCAGGATTGATGCTGGCTCCTGCCTTGATGTCTGCATCAACAAAG
Proteins encoded in this region:
- a CDS encoding DEAD/DEAH box helicase, whose translation is MELESIYQKLQIQDMNQMQKSTYKTTANNQDVVLLSPTGSGKTLAFLFPVLRNLKKNTPGIQTLILIPSRELALQIEQVFKSMGTDFKVSVCYGGHDKKIEVNNLIQAPSVLIGTPGRIVYHLRNNNFDPKTIQTLVLDEFDKALELGFHKDMEFISNSLKNLSQRILTSATAMDEIPEFTGLKNEKIVDFLKLGEAKPDIQLKKVMTISEEKLDTLFSLICKIGNKRTLIFCNHREAVDRISELLREKGIDRETFHGGMEQDERERALLKFKNDSARILITTDLASRGLDVPEVESIVHYQLPYKEDAFIHRNGRTARMNAKGFAYLIMTAEENFPFIKNDTPEESVEGFNTIPEKPYFQTIYISAGKKDKVNKVDIVGYLIKKGELQKEELGLIEVKDTTSYVAVSRKKVNALLNKLSNEKLKGKKVKMEIAY
- a CDS encoding SMP-30/gluconolactonase/LRE family protein → MKNIFKIGLIGLVFALVNCKSVNYSKMFYDGVKPEKISDQFSFAEGPSSDKEGNVYFTDQPNDKIYYWDWKTNKIVEFLDKTGRANGTHFDKDDNLITCSDDKGEIWKISKDKKIQVLLKNFEGKRLNGPNDVWNDEFGGMYFTDPLYERDYWVNFKQEISHKSLYYRNKNGKIDKLETFTQPNGIVGSEKFKKLYVSDIDAGKTYVYDILGEGKLSEKRLFCEMGSDGMTLDKDGNLYLTGKGVHIFNRDGKKMYQIPIDEDWTSNVTFGGENNETLFITASKSVYILPTKVKGVR
- a CDS encoding helix-turn-helix domain-containing protein, which encodes MKIYKDFASYNLGIGLSKPLDNDIDVGYYDPPKIIVDCEAVVVDFYRISIKIKYKRKSTPDIEPVSAVFFNTPDLVIEPGWDAEPTYTGMYLQLSKKIIEENRFLFKTYLDYGQHEALYLTDDEVEEVSAIFRLMMKYYENEKRNFSVLISYVNVLVSLVEAFYKRQFSTDPKQYNHIITDFQQSLIDYYNQPVKQLPNVQYFADKLGLTANYLGDIVKHFTQKSALENIHDFVIKRAKELLIENQKMNTTEIAYELGFEYPNYFSKFFKKQVNLTPKEFRLQSMNRN